The genome window atgcctCCCCTCTGGTCTTCTACCCAACCTGGTCACTGCTCCCCACGCAGTGGACACCGGCGTCTGAGGAGTTGCTTCACAGGGGGAGCCAAGGTTGTCCTGTGCCCGCTTCTCACCCTGACCCCAGCCCGCGTGGGGGAACGGCACGCTTGGGCTCCGGCCTGTTCGCGTGGCCCCAGCCACTCCGGGCCACTGGGGACAAGGTGTGGGCGCCAGGCTGGGAAGGGCGGGCCCTGGACGCGGCGCCtccgggagccccgcccccagggccggCCCCGCCTCGGCCCCGCGGCCCTGGGGCAGACTTGGTTGGAACTGCGGCTCGGCCGGCAGGTGAAGCGGCTGCCGCGCTGCCCGCCAGGTGTCCGGCGGCCTCAGGTGCTCAGACCCGAGGGCGGGGGAAGCGGTGGGGCTTCGCAGGGACCCGAGGCGAGGGTCGGCTGCCCTGGGACTGTGGGGACCGCAGCCCAGACCTGAAGCCAGCTCCACAGGGATCTCTGAGGGGCCCCACCTCTGCCTCGATGGGGCTCCTCCCGTCGCCGccgttgctgctgctgctgctgctgctgccgccgccgcccgcggtGCCTGAGGCCGGCGGGGACCGGAGGTGCCTGCGCTCCCCATACGAGGCTTCCCGCGACTTTGACGTGGAGTACAAGCTGCCCAGCTTCTCAGCAGGCGGCCCGGTGCAGGCCATGGCGACCTTCGAAGGCGGCGCGGATGGGAGTGCGGTGTTCGTGGCCACACGCAATCGCCTACAGGTGCTCGGGCCTGACCTACAATCTGTCGGGAGCCTGGCCACGGGCCCTGCCGGGGACCCTGGCTGCCAGACGTGTTCAGCCTGTGACCCGGGGTCCCAGGACCCACCGGGTGACACCGATATGCAGGTGTTGGTACTGGAGCCGGGGCTGCCCGCGCTGGTCAGCTGCGGCTCGAGCCTGCAGGGCCGCTGCTTCCTGcatgagctggagctgggcggggcaGTGCCGCACCTGGCAGCGCCTGCCTGTCTCTTCTCAGCCCACCACAACCAGCCCGAGGACTGCCCAGATTGTGTGGCCAGCCCACTGGGCACCCGCGTGGTCGTGGtcgagcagggccaggcctcctACTTTTACGTGGCGTCCTCCCTGgacccagctgtggctgccaGCTTTAGCCCCCGCTCGGTGTCCATCCGGCGCCTCAAGGCCGATGCCTCGGGATTCGAACCTGGTTTTCCGGCTCTGTCGGTGCTGCCCAAGCACCTCGCCTCTTACCGGATCGAATACGTGCACAGCTTCCGCGCGGGAGCCTTCGTCTACTTGCTGACCGTGCAGCCGACCAGCGTGGCGGACGCGCCGGGCGCCCTGCACACGCGTCTGGCGAGGCTCAACGCCGCCGAGCCCGAGCTGGGCGACTATCGCGAGCTGGTCCTCGACTGCCGCTTCGCACCTAAACGCCGGCGTCGCGGGGCCGCAGAGGGCGGGCAGCCCTTCCCGGTGCTGCGGGCCGCCCACTCGGCTCCCGTGGGCGCCCAGCTGGCCACTGAGCTGAGCGTCCCCGAGGGCCAGGAAGTGCTCTTCGGCGTCTTCTCCACCGGCAAGGACGGCAGCCCTGGCTCGGGCCTGGCCTCAGTGGTCTGTGCCTTCCCCATCGACCTGATGGACAAGCTGATCGACGAAGGTGTGGAACGCTGCTGTGACTCTGCAGACCACCTAGCCCTGCGCCGGGGCCTCGACTTCTTCCAGGCGCCCAGTTTGTGCCCCAACCCGGTGAGCAGAGAGCAGGGGCCCTCCCTgagctgtgtgtgcacagctgAGCACAGGACAGGGTGTTTTCCTTGCATCACCGAGGGGTCtggcaggggaggcaggcagagagatgcATTCCCTTCCACCCAGCTCCCCTGTGCTGGGGGTGGTCTAAGAAAGGGGCTCATCCCCAGCCCGGCTGGCCCCCGTTGCTACCTTGCTTTGTTCTGTCATTCTCCCGCACATCATAGCCTCTGATTTTCTTAAGTACTTCCCCCGCTCACGTAAGGGTGGTCTCACTTTGCCAGCCCAGCTCCCAAACTCTGGGTAAAATGGTGATGGGCAACCCCTCCTTGCCCACTCCTTGATACGCTCAGGGCCACACCCCGGAAGAAGAGCCCTGCGCACAGACCCAAATCCAGACATGCAGAAGACGCTGGCAGACTCACAGCTGCTTGCCAACAGTTTCGCTTTCCCTCTGGGAGCACTTGCTTTGCTCTGCTTTCCAAAGGGGGTGGAACTGGCGCTGTCAGAgaaacatccccccccccccagcctctctctgccAGGTTCCAGGGAGTCTCCTAGTCTTTAAagtctgggggctgggcaggagcctgCATGGGCTGGGCTTTGCTAGCTTGTTATCCAAAGGTGAtgggagggggccctggggggGAGGCAGCTTGGCTGGGGAAGGTTCTGGAAGCCTCACCCCAGTCTTGTGCAAGCAGCTATAAACATCTGGGAATGAGTAAGGGCCTAGGACGGGCTGGTTGGGGTTGGGCCACCACAGACTGTCTTCTGCCGTAGTGGAGGTCCCACAGTCTGTGCAGAACTGGGCACTCCTCACATCAGACCCTGCCCGGGTCTCTCCAGCCATGGTGTCAGCCAGCTGCAGCAGAAACAAACAGGGCATGCCTTAAAATGCTACCCTGAGGACAAAACCAAAATCGATTCCTTGAAGCTATCAAAGCAGTCTTAACTGGGATCTGAGATTAGACCCAGGAAACAGGCTTACCAGGGCATTGCCGAGTCTTCCATTAGGCTGTCCCACAGCCATGGCTCTCAGAATCTCTGGTCACCTGCACCCTGCCCTGACTTCTCTGCTGACTCCTTCCCAGCTCCTCTTAGAAGATTCCAGAGCTGGAATGGGCGGTGGGAGGGCTTCAGCCTCCTTCCCTCAGTGTGGGTtgggagggcctgaggctggagACTGTTCTCtgggcctgggcagccctggagAGAAAGAACCTTTCCCCAAATTGGCTAGCGATCAGTGGGTCAGAAAACACCCAGCACACTGGCCAGTGCCAGGCTCCAGAAGGACCAAGCTCAGGCCCTGCCCAGAGGCCGCCAGTCCCTGAGGATGTGTGTGAACCAGACTGTGCAATGTTTGTCTGGGTTCTGGGCATGCAGACACTGGAGCAGTACCCACCGTGTGCTCAGAGCGGTTGGCCTCAGGAAGCCTGGGGGGCTCGGGGCTACACGTAGGGTCCCTGAGTTCATGTAGGGGGCAGGTCCTCCATGGGACATTGGACACCTACATGTTTTCAGGAGTCAGGGGCCCCTGGGAAGCCTGGGAACACAGAGCTAAGATCCTGGAGCGTAGAGGCGAGAGGCAGGGGTGTGGCCCTGGCTGCGTGAGGGCCTCTTTCAACTCCAGAGCCCCACCTGGCCCTGAGTCACGCTGAAAACACCTGGCAGGCTCCCGGCCACTTTCCTGACTCAACCGAGGACAAAGTCCCGGTGCCTACACACCCAGGCTCAGACCCAGGGTGCTGGGATTTCCAGACGTAGCTCTGCACACCTATTCTTGTCACCAGGGCTCCTGAGATCTCAGGAGTGGGGAAAGCCTGTGTGGCCTGCTGGAGTCTCTCACCTTGAGGGTTGCCCTCAGGGCAGGCAAGGGAGAGTcctgagcacccaggacttggCACTACCTGGTACTCAGCTCCAGCACTTCAAATTCATACCCTGGCTTCCTGTTTCTCTAGAATCTTCCACACACCTGTCCTGAGGGATGAGTGAAGCCCATCCCTAAGGGTAAGGGACAGGTTAGTGTCTCCCAGCCTCTGGGGCCTGGCACTCATGCTGGAGAGCCTTGGTTTATCCCTTTTATACCAGCACAGGTATATGGTCTCAGAAGGACCATATTACCAATTTTGTGCTGGCCAGTTAAGCTCCAAGTTCAGCCCCATATGCTAGTGGGGAAAGTGAAGTTCAGGGGAGAACGTAGGGATGTGGAcatggagaggcagagcagagccagcagggggcaggagagGACTCTGATTAAGATCGCAGACTTcacctggctcctctcccaaGAGGCTGAGGTCTTAGTCCAGAGACCAAACCTCTCTGGGCctgctttctcatctgtgaaatgcatTGATGCCAACGCCTGCTCTGTGGGGGGCCTGTGAGGTGGAATGGGGCTGGGTCTGTAAGTGGAcatggcagggcagggctgtgaggAAAGGTGAGCTGGCTTCCAGCCTAGGCCTCCTTCCCTGTCCCCGCTACCTCTTAGAGCCGTGTGGTGGAGGTAGGGGACAGGTAACTAGTGGGCCCAGGGCTTTCTCCAGTTAGGCCATTGAGTGCAGGTGTTGTGGGCGGCTGCGGGCACTGACAAAGGCCCTAAGGGGTCAGGACACAGAGCtgatcgctggttcattccctagccTGACCCTCCCCAGCCTGTCCCggaagcccccagccccaacATTAGCTGCCGCCATTTCCCTCTGCTGGTCAGCAGCACCTTCCAACGTGTGGACCTGTTCAATGGACTGCTGGGCCCAGTGCAGGTCACCGCACTGCATGTCACACGCCATGGCAACGTCACCGTGGCCCACATGGGCACAACTGATGGGCGTATCCTGCAGGTAGgttcctcagcccccagcccccagcccagggccctgtcCCCATCCGCCTTTGGCTCATAGCTCACCTGTCTCAGGTGGAGCTGGCCAGGTCACTCAACTACTTGCTGTATGTGTCCAACTTCTCACTGGGCAGCAGTGGGCAGCCCATTCAGCGGGATGTCAGTCGCCTAGGGGACTACCTACTCTTCGCCTCTGGGGACCAGGTAAGCAGGGCAGGCGCAGGCTGGGGACAAGGCTTGTAGGAACTTAAGCTCTTAGACAATCCAGGGAGGCACTGACAGATCTCACGACGGGACCAGGAGGGACTCTGGGGTCAAGTTCCCCCACCTACCAGCGAGGCTTGAGCCTCCTATCTGCTACCCCAAGGTCTTCCAGGTACCTATCCGGGGCCCTGGCTGCCGCCACTTCCTCACCTGTGGACGCTGCCTGCGGGCACAACGTTTTATGGGCTGTGGCTGGTGTGGGAACGTGTGTGGCCGGCAGGAAgagtgtcctggctcctggcaacagGACCACTGCCCACCTGAGCTCACTGAGGTACAGCTTccctggcagggcccaggtgaGGGTGGGACATGCGGGGCCTAGGGTGGGAGTCAACAAGTCTTGACCGTGATCTAAGGCCCAAGTGTCCTCCCTATCTGTAAGGAGGGTGTTCCTGGCAGAGGGGGTGGCACAGGCGAAGACTCTGAGACCAGAAAGGGCTCGAACAAGGACCGGCAAGGAACCCAGAATGGCCGGAGTGTGGGCCAGGCAGTGTGGGGGGATAGCAGATGGCATTGAGAGAGCCCAGCCCCCACAAGGACTCAGCCTGTCTTCCCTCCACTTAAGTTCTACCCCCACAGTGGACCCCTACGGGGCAGCACGAGGCTGACCCTGTGTGGCTCTAACTTCTACCTGCACCCGTCCGGTCTGGCACCTGAGGGAACCTACCAGGTCACTGTGGGCCACAGTCCCTGCCAGCTGCTGCCCAAGGACACCTCACACCTCAGGTACAGCGCACGCCCCGCCTTCCCTGTCCCTGATGGAGGCAGCCAAGGAGCCTGTTGGCTGTGAGACCCTGTCCTTGGCTTAGCTGCGTGGCTCTGGTTGTTTGTGTCCCTTTCTGAGCCCACACATGCCTTACTTGTCTGTTTAGTCATGGACCAGGCCAGGTTAGCCCCTGTCCCACCAGCACCTGCCCTGGAGGAAGACATGGGTGGGGAGACATCTTCGACAGGGTCAGAGGAGCCCTGTGACTGGTGGCAGACCTGGGGCCAGGCCTGCGTGAGTCCTGGCTGACCTCCCGGGGTTCCCCTGATGCCCCAGCCGAGTGCCCCGCAAGGACCTGGCAGAGGAGCTTGAGTGTGAGCTGGAGCCCTTGGGTTCCCAAGCAGTGGGGACTACCAACGTCAGCCTTACCATGACCAACATGCCGCCCGGCAAGCACTTCCGGATAAATGGCACCTCTGTGCTGGGAGGCTTCTCTTTCACGGTGAGGCCCCCTGCCCCGTCCATGCACTTGTGTGGTGGGTGGTAAGGAAAGGGCAGGGCTTGGAGGGGAGGGGCCGCTCCAGCTAAACCATCTCTCTGTCCTCTTAGGAGCCGGTGCTGACAGCAGTGCAACCCCTGTTTGGCCCTCGGGCGGGGGGCACCTGTCTCACCCTTGAGGGCCGGGGCCTGTCTGTAGGCTCCAGCCGGGCTGTGCTGCTCAATGGAACCGAGTGCCTGTTGGAACGGTGCGTGCCAGCAGGCAATAGGGTGGGGAGCTTCACGGGTGGGGACCTGAGTCCTGTCAGGGTAGAGGGAAGAGGGCCGGGTCACAAGGTCAGCATGGGGAGCAGTTTCTGGGAGAACTATCTGCTATCCTCTCCAGCCCAGAGGCAAGAGAATCCACTGGCTTTGGCCAAGGCCCTGGGGTACCTGTTCCCTACCTGCCCTCCTAGAGGTCTTCCTGGGACTGCCCCCTCTTCAGATGGAATCACAGAAgccaggggtgggggggacagtgcTAGCAGGAGGTTGGGGAGGGATAAGCAGGCCCCCAGAGGAGGTGGCCTGGCCGTCACAAGGGCAGGGGTTGCCCCTGAGCCCAATCCCGTCATTCCTGCAGGGTCAGTGAGGGGCAGCTTGTATGCGCCACACCCCCTggggctgccacggccagcgtccCCCTTCGCCTGCAGGTGGGGGGTGCCGAGGTTCCCGGCTCCTGGACCTTCCACTACCGGGAAGACCCTGTTGTGCTGGGCATCAGCCCCAACTGTGGCTACACGTGAGTGCTACCTCCTCACCCCCTCTGGCTTCCGGGGAATGAGGAAGCTGGCCTTGGAGAGCACCCAAAACCGAGCACCCTGCCTTCTCCACAGTGGCTCCCGTGTTACCATCCATGGCCAGCATCTGACTTCGGCACAGTACCTCGTGCTGTCATTCAATGATGGGCACAGGGCAGTGGAGAACAAGGTGAGCAGGCGCtggccaggagggaggctgcACCAGTCTCCTGAGCTCCAGCCCACTCCATGCTGAGCCCAGGAGACTGGGGGAGCCACGGGTGGGAGGCCTGGCTAACTCTCATGTGGGTCCCAGCAGTGTGAGGGGCGGCTTCCGGAGCAGCGTCAGTGCCACCTGCCTGAATATGTGGTCCGAGGTCCCCAGGGGTGGGTGACGGGGAGTCTGAGTGCCCGGggagatggagctgctggcttcaCTCTGCCCGGCTTTCGCTTCCTGCCACCGCCCCATCTGCCCAGCGCCGACCTAGCCCCACTGAAACCAGAGGAGCGTGCCATTAAGTTCGAGGTAGGTGTGGGgccgggggcagggagagagggggatcCAGAGGTAGGGGCCGGGCCACCGGCTGCTCCTCATGACCATCTCTGCAGTATATTGGGCTGGGCGCTGTGGCTGACTGTGTGGACGTGAACGTGACCGTGGGAGGCGAAAGCTGCCAGCATGAGCTCCGAGGGGACGTGGttgtctgccctctgccctcctccctgcagCTTGACAAGGATGGCGCCCCATTGCAGGTAGGCAGCCCAGCCGGCCCTCTGCGGGAAACGGGGCCCAGGGCCTGCGGGCCAGGCCTGAGCTCGCACCTGCCTTTAGGTCTGCGTGGATGGTGCATGTCACGGCCTGGGCAGAGTGGTGCGGCCAGGCCCACAGGGAATCCCACAGAGCACGCTCCTTGGTGTCCTGCTGGCCTTGCTTGTGCTTGTGGCCGCCCTGGCCACCGCACTTATCTTTAACTATCGGTGGAAGAAGAAGCAGCAAGGTGAGCTTCCCACTCCCACCGTGGCTCCGCCTCTACCCCAAACAGTGGCATCTCCAAGACCCTGGGTTCTCCCTCACCTCCTCGGTGGGCCCGTTAGGAACTTGGAAAGGTCGGCTACCAGGGGCTGTCTTTCCACAGTCCTTTCTCCCAATCTGGATGACCTGGCATCCCTGGACCAGACTCCTGGAGCCGTGGCCCTGCCTCTTCTCCGCTCGGGTTCTGACTACAGAAGTGGTGCTGGTGAGATGATGGGGGCTCTGGAAGCTAGGGCCACCCCTTCTCCCCACAAgcctctcattctgtctccccACAGCAGCCCCTGCCGGCAATGAGTCCTTCTCAGACAGCGGGGATGGGACCTGTGTCCCGCTGCTGCAGACAGAGTCCATTCTGCTCAGAGACCTGGACCCTGCACTCCTGGCCGAGGTCAAGGATGTACTGATTCCCTACAAGCAGGTGGTCACCCACAGTGACCAAGTCATTGGCAAAGGTATGGGGGCCTagcagggctggggcccaggtggAGTCCAGAGGTGATAGGGCTCATAGGACAATCTGGCAAGATTCTCCTGCAGCCTTTCCTCACCTGTGTGGAATATTGGGACAGCACTGACCCTGAACGCCCCCATGTGCTCGCCTGGGAAATAGGGATTAGGAGTGTTCTACCTTCAGGGGGTTCTGGTACAGATTAAGTAGGATTGGAGGGCTGTAGGCTTTGCCATCACGAAGCTGCTgctcattgttttttgtttgtttgttcgttttgctttgtttttaagatttatttatggggccggcactgtggcatagctggttaaaccaatgtctgcagtgctggcatcccatatgggcaccagtttgagtccagactgctccacttctgatccagctccctgttaatatgctagggaaagcagcagaagatggcctaggtgcttgggcccctgcgcccatatgggagacccggatgaagctcctggctcctggctttggcctggcccagccttggccactgtggctatttagagagtgaaccagaggatggaagatttgctgtctccttctgtttctccctctctaactctttcaaataataaatgatacataataataaatgtttcaaaaataaatacttttaaagatttattcatttattatttgaaagtcagagagggaggaacagagagagagatcttccacctgatggttcactactcagaaggccacaacggccagcaatgagccaggcagaagccaggagccaggagtttcttccaggtctcccacatggatggcaggctcccaaacacttgggccatcttctgctgcttttcccaggccattagcaaggaggtggattagaagtggagcaaccaggacacaaactggtgcctatgtgggatgccggcactgcaggtggcgactttacccatgttgccacaacaccggcccctactgCTTGTTTTTAAGGTGAGATAGGCCCTTCTGGTGTCTGAGGTCTGGCTGCCAATGAGAGGGTGTggtctgagccacagcactggggaGCTTCTGTCACCATCTCCTTCTCCCAGGTCACTTTGGAGTTGTCTACCACGGAGAATACACAGACAAGGCTCAGAACCGAATCCACTGTGCCATCAAGTCACTGAGTCGTAGGTGGGACggaggctgggagggcagggggaggagccccaggccgGGAAGGTCCTCCTTCCTGCCGTGCCCCCACCTGGTTGAGAGAACCTGAGCAGCagcctttctcctctccccacctGACCCCTGTAAAGAGGTAGGGTACAAACAGCCTCAGTGCCCTGGGCTGAGGGCCTGACTCAGGCTGCTCCACAGGCATCGCCGACGCACAGGAGGTGGAGGCCTTCCTGCGAGAGGGGCTGCTCATGCGCGGCTTGCACCACCCCAACGTGCTGGCCCTCATCGGCATCGTGCTGCCCCCCGAGGGGCTGCCCCAGGTGCTGCTGCCCTACATGCACCACGGAGACCTGCTCCAGTTCATCCGCTCACCTCAGCGGGTCAGTGCCCAGCTGGCCCTGGGTGGGTGGCGAGGGGGGGCTtgggaagcagctgaagatggagcTGCTCCACCTTGGCTCACCAACCTCTTCTGTCCCCCAGAACCCCACTGTGAAGGACCTCATCAGCTTCGGCCTGCAGGTAGCCCGTGGCATGGAGTACCTGGCAGACCAGAAGTTTGTGCACAGGGACCTGGCTGCTCGGAACTGCATGTAAGGGGCTGGAGTCCCCGGGGTCAAGCAAGGTGGCCTATGAGGGTGTGCAGTGGTCCAGGGCTGCCTCAGGGAAGGACCACTCCAGCCTTTGCCGCATGTCCCCTCCTCTCTGGGCCCCAGGTTTTCCATCTGCCTAGTGCAGGCTAAGATTGGACGCCATGGCTCTGAAATTCTGTAAGGATCTGGAACAGGTGGCATCAGGGTCTGGTGGAGGCCAATCCTAAGTGTGactgccccctcccaggctggACGAGTCATTCACAGTCAAGGTGGCTGACTTCGGTCTAGCCCGTGATGTCCTGGACAAGGAGTACTACAGTGTTCAGCAGCACCGCCATGCTCGCCTGCCGGTCAAGTGGATGGCACTGGAGAGCCTGCAGACCTACAGATTCACCACCAAGTCTGATGTGGTGAGGCCTCACCTGCCCTGGAGCCCACATGACCTCAGTGCCCTGGAGCACCCCGCCTTGCCCATCAGCTCTGTGTGATCCGAGCCCAGGGCATccccaggctgggctgctgcCCTAGCTCCTCTGTCCACCTCGTGGGCAGACAGATGCGAGATGCAATCTGACACCTGCCAGGGCTGTGAACTCAGTGGCTCCTCACACACAATCTGGTGCCAGCTGAGGTTGTGGGAGGAACCGTGAGCTTTGGGCCTAGGGCACAGTCTCCCACTTCCAACTGAAGGACTCTGGGAGGTGGAGGACCAGGGGGCCCCTTACCCCCAAGTCTGGGGTGAAAATTGAGtcccctcctctgtctcccacagtggtccTTTGGCGTGCTGCTGTGGGAACTGCTGACTCGAGGCGCCCCCCCGTACCCCCACATTGACCCTTTTGACCTCCCCAGCTTCCTGGCTCAGGGCCGGCGCCTGCCTCAGCCTGAGTATTGCCCCGATTCTCTGTGAGTAttcaggggtggggctggggtgggcgctGGGCTCCGAGGACAAGGAGGGGGCAGCAGACACAAGTCCCTCCTGGCTTTCTGACTGGCACTTTGGTTGACAAGGAAAGGCATCCTGagtaggcctcagtttccttctctgtggGCTCGttctgtccctcccaccccccagcgcAGGGCAAGATGCTGCGAAGGCCTCGTGGTTGCCATGGTAAC of Oryctolagus cuniculus chromosome 10, mOryCun1.1, whole genome shotgun sequence contains these proteins:
- the MST1R gene encoding macrophage-stimulating protein receptor isoform X1, with the protein product MGLLPSPPLLLLLLLLPPPPAVPEAGGDRRCLRSPYEASRDFDVEYKLPSFSAGGPVQAMATFEGGADGSAVFVATRNRLQVLGPDLQSVGSLATGPAGDPGCQTCSACDPGSQDPPGDTDMQVLVLEPGLPALVSCGSSLQGRCFLHELELGGAVPHLAAPACLFSAHHNQPEDCPDCVASPLGTRVVVVEQGQASYFYVASSLDPAVAASFSPRSVSIRRLKADASGFEPGFPALSVLPKHLASYRIEYVHSFRAGAFVYLLTVQPTSVADAPGALHTRLARLNAAEPELGDYRELVLDCRFAPKRRRRGAAEGGQPFPVLRAAHSAPVGAQLATELSVPEGQEVLFGVFSTGKDGSPGSGLASVVCAFPIDLMDKLIDEGVERCCDSADHLALRRGLDFFQAPSLCPNPPDPPQPVPEAPSPNISCRHFPLLVSSTFQRVDLFNGLLGPVQVTALHVTRHGNVTVAHMGTTDGRILQVELARSLNYLLYVSNFSLGSSGQPIQRDVSRLGDYLLFASGDQVFQVPIRGPGCRHFLTCGRCLRAQRFMGCGWCGNVCGRQEECPGSWQQDHCPPELTEFYPHSGPLRGSTRLTLCGSNFYLHPSGLAPEGTYQVTVGHSPCQLLPKDTSHLSRVPRKDLAEELECELEPLGSQAVGTTNVSLTMTNMPPGKHFRINGTSVLGGFSFTEPVLTAVQPLFGPRAGGTCLTLEGRGLSVGSSRAVLLNGTECLLERVSEGQLVCATPPGAATASVPLRLQVGGAEVPGSWTFHYREDPVVLGISPNCGYTGSRVTIHGQHLTSAQYLVLSFNDGHRAVENKQCEGRLPEQRQCHLPEYVVRGPQGWVTGSLSARGDGAAGFTLPGFRFLPPPHLPSADLAPLKPEERAIKFEYIGLGAVADCVDVNVTVGGESCQHELRGDVVVCPLPSSLQLDKDGAPLQVCVDGACHGLGRVVRPGPQGIPQSTLLGVLLALLVLVAALATALIFNYRWKKKQQVLSPNLDDLASLDQTPGAVALPLLRSGSDYRSGAAAPAGNESFSDSGDGTCVPLLQTESILLRDLDPALLAEVKDVLIPYKQVVTHSDQVIGKGHFGVVYHGEYTDKAQNRIHCAIKSLSRIADAQEVEAFLREGLLMRGLHHPNVLALIGIVLPPEGLPQVLLPYMHHGDLLQFIRSPQRNPTVKDLISFGLQVARGMEYLADQKFVHRDLAARNCMLDESFTVKVADFGLARDVLDKEYYSVQQHRHARLPVKWMALESLQTYRFTTKSDVWSFGVLLWELLTRGAPPYPHIDPFDLPSFLAQGRRLPQPEYCPDSLYLVMQRCWEADPAARPSFGVLVGEVEQVVAALLGDHYVQLSAAYVNLGPGASDEVKVLLEQPQPSPVHQHTWRPRPLSEPPRPT
- the MST1R gene encoding macrophage-stimulating protein receptor isoform X3 encodes the protein MGLLPSPPLLLLLLLLPPPPAVPEAGGDRRCLRSPYEASRDFDVEYKLPSFSAGGPVQAMATFEGGADGSAVFVATRNRLQVLGPDLQSVGSLATGPAGDPGCQTCSACDPGSQDPPGDTDMQVLVLEPGLPALVSCGSSLQGRCFLHELELGGAVPHLAAPACLFSAHHNQPEDCPDCVASPLGTRVVVVEQGQASYFYVASSLDPAVAASFSPRSVSIRRLKADASGFEPGFPALSVLPKHLASYRIEYVHSFRAGAFVYLLTVQPTSVADAPGALHTRLARLNAAEPELGDYRELVLDCRFAPKRRRRGAAEGGQPFPVLRAAHSAPVGAQLATELSVPEGQEVLFGVFSTGKDGSPGSGLASVVCAFPIDLMDKLIDEGVERCCDSADHLALRRGLDFFQAPSLCPNPPDPPQPVPEAPSPNISCRHFPLLVSSTFQRVDLFNGLLGPVQVTALHVTRHGNVTVAHMGTTDGRILQVELARSLNYLLYVSNFSLGSSGQPIQRDVSRLGDYLLFASGDQVFQVPIRGPGCRHFLTCGRCLRAQRFMGCGWCGNVCGRQEECPGSWQQDHCPPELTEFYPHSGPLRGSTRLTLCGSNFYLHPSGLAPEGTYQVTVGHSPCQLLPKDTSHLSRVPRKDLAEELECELEPLGSQAVGTTNVSLTMTNMPPGKHFRINGTSVLGGFSFTEPVLTAVQPLFGPRAGGTCLTLEGRGLSVGSSRAVLLNGTECLLERVSEGQLVCATPPGAATASVPLRLQVGGAEVPGSWTFHYREDPVVLGISPNCGYTGSRVTIHGQHLTSAQYLVLSFNDGHRAVENKQCEGRLPEQRQCHLPEYVVRGPQGWVTGSLSARGDGAAGFTLPGFRFLPPPHLPSADLAPLKPEERAIKFEYIGLGAVADCVDVNVTVGGESCQHELRGDVVVCPLPSSLQLDKDGAPLQVCVDGACHGLGRVVRPGPQGIPQSTLLGVLLALLVLVAALATALIFNYRWKKKQQVLSPNLDDLASLDQTPGAVALPLLRSGSDYRSGAAPAGNESFSDSGDGTCVPLLQTESILLRDLDPALLAEVKDVLIPYKQVVTHSDQVIGKGHFGVVYHGEYTDKAQNRIHCAIKSLSRIADAQEVEAFLREGLLMRGLHHPNVLALIGIVLPPEGLPQVLLPYMHHGDLLQFIRSPQRNPTVKDLISFGLQVARGMEYLADQKFVHRDLAARNCMLDESFTVKVADFGLARDVLDKEYYSVQQHRHARLPVKWMALESLQTYRFTTKSDVWSFGVLLWELLTRGAPPYPHIDPFDLPSFLAQGRRLPQPEYCPDSLYLVMQRCWEADPAARPSFGVLVGEVEQVVAALLGDHYVQLSAAYVNLGPGASDEVKVLLEQPQPSPVHQHTWRPRPLSEPPRPT
- the MST1R gene encoding macrophage-stimulating protein receptor isoform X4, with protein sequence MGLLPSPPLLLLLLLLPPPPAVPEAGGDRRCLRSPYEASRDFDVEYKLPSFSAGGPVQAMATFEGGADGSAVFVATRNRLQVLGPDLQSVGSLATGPAGDPGCQTCSACDPGSQDPPGDTDMQVLVLEPGLPALVSCGSSLQGRCFLHELELGGAVPHLAAPACLFSAHHNQPEDCPDCVASPLGTRVVVVEQGQASYFYVASSLDPAVAASFSPRSVSIRRLKADASGFEPGFPALSVLPKHLASYRIEYVHSFRAGAFVYLLTVQPTSVADAPGALHTRLARLNAAEPELGDYRELVLDCRFAPKRRRRGAAEGGQPFPVLRAAHSAPVGAQLATELSVPEGQEVLFGVFSTGKDGSPGSGLASVVCAFPIDLMDKLIDEGVERCCDSADHLALRRGLDFFQAPSLCPNPPDPPQPVPEAPSPNISCRHFPLLVSSTFQRVDLFNGLLGPVQVTALHVTRHGNVTVAHMGTTDGRILQVELARSLNYLLYVSNFSLGSSGQPIQRDVSRLGDYLLFASGDQVFQVPIRGPGCRHFLTCGRCLRAQRFMGCGWCGNVCGRQEECPGSWQQDHCPPELTEFYPHSGPLRGSTRLTLCGSNFYLHPSGLAPEGTYQVTVGHSPCQLLPKDTSHLSRVPRKDLAEELECELEPLGSQAVGTTNVSLTMTNMPPGKHFRINGTSVLGGFSFTEPVLTAVQPLFGPRAGGTCLTLEGRGLSVGSSRAVLLNGTECLLERVSEGQLVCATPPGAATASVPLRLQVGGAEVPGSWTFHYREDPVVLGISPNCGYTGSRVTIHGQHLTSAQYLVLSFNDGHRAVENKCEGRLPEQRQCHLPEYVVRGPQGWVTGSLSARGDGAAGFTLPGFRFLPPPHLPSADLAPLKPEERAIKFEYIGLGAVADCVDVNVTVGGESCQHELRGDVVVCPLPSSLQLDKDGAPLQVCVDGACHGLGRVVRPGPQGIPQSTLLGVLLALLVLVAALATALIFNYRWKKKQQVLSPNLDDLASLDQTPGAVALPLLRSGSDYRSGAAPAGNESFSDSGDGTCVPLLQTESILLRDLDPALLAEVKDVLIPYKQVVTHSDQVIGKGHFGVVYHGEYTDKAQNRIHCAIKSLSRIADAQEVEAFLREGLLMRGLHHPNVLALIGIVLPPEGLPQVLLPYMHHGDLLQFIRSPQRNPTVKDLISFGLQVARGMEYLADQKFVHRDLAARNCMLDESFTVKVADFGLARDVLDKEYYSVQQHRHARLPVKWMALESLQTYRFTTKSDVWSFGVLLWELLTRGAPPYPHIDPFDLPSFLAQGRRLPQPEYCPDSLYLVMQRCWEADPAARPSFGVLVGEVEQVVAALLGDHYVQLSAAYVNLGPGASDEVKVLLEQPQPSPVHQHTWRPRPLSEPPRPT